From one Catellatospora sp. IY07-71 genomic stretch:
- the crtI gene encoding phytoene desaturase family protein has translation MRTVLGPTNRVIVVGAGLGGLSCALHLAGAGREVTVIERSGAPGGQVGVLELDGHRFDTGPTMITAPDLLAEPLAAVGEHLHDWVDLIRLDPAYRAHFPDGTTLDVHADTDRMVAAIAKLCGGKEAAGYLRFQRWARRLQQFERRDPHGHWRTLATEGARRRLTDFFADPRTQRLFSFRNLFTGRDHAAASYLDTVSEVWYPRGGMHAVPRALAAAAEKHGVTFRYHTQVTSVETRAGRAVAVHTADGERLTADTVVLNPDLPAAYSLLPGMAPARLRRLTPSPSCVVLHLGTRDDRGGYQRIAHHNLHFGRSWRQTFDEVVNRGELMSDPSILVTNPSRTDPTAAPAGRQTYQVVAPVPNLRTAPVRWDGPVGRRYAGELMATLEARGYLDFGADLKLSYVVTPDDWARQGMAFGTPFASAHTLRQSGPLRPGNLHPTLSNVVFTGSGTRPGVGVPMVLISGRAAARRVVGARA, from the coding sequence GTGCGAACCGTACTGGGACCGACAAATCGTGTGATTGTGGTCGGAGCGGGTCTCGGCGGACTGTCCTGCGCGCTGCATCTCGCGGGGGCCGGCCGCGAGGTGACCGTGATCGAGCGCTCCGGCGCGCCCGGCGGCCAGGTCGGGGTGCTGGAGCTGGACGGGCACCGGTTCGACACCGGCCCGACCATGATCACCGCGCCGGACCTGCTGGCCGAGCCGCTCGCGGCGGTCGGCGAGCACCTGCACGACTGGGTCGACCTGATCCGCCTCGACCCGGCGTACCGCGCGCACTTCCCCGACGGCACCACGCTGGACGTGCACGCCGACACCGACCGGATGGTCGCCGCCATCGCGAAGCTGTGCGGCGGCAAGGAGGCCGCGGGCTACCTGCGCTTCCAGCGCTGGGCGCGGCGGCTGCAGCAGTTCGAGCGGCGCGATCCGCACGGGCACTGGCGCACCTTGGCCACGGAGGGCGCCCGGCGGCGGCTCACCGACTTCTTCGCCGACCCGCGTACCCAGCGCCTGTTCTCCTTCCGCAACCTGTTCACCGGCCGTGACCACGCCGCCGCCTCCTACCTGGACACGGTCAGCGAGGTCTGGTATCCGCGCGGCGGCATGCACGCGGTGCCCCGGGCGCTGGCCGCCGCGGCCGAGAAGCACGGCGTGACCTTCCGCTACCACACGCAGGTCACCTCGGTGGAGACCCGCGCGGGCCGCGCGGTGGCGGTGCACACCGCCGACGGCGAGCGGCTCACCGCCGACACCGTGGTGCTCAACCCGGACCTGCCCGCGGCGTACAGCCTGCTGCCCGGCATGGCCCCGGCCCGGCTGCGGCGGCTCACCCCGTCGCCGTCGTGCGTGGTGCTGCACCTGGGCACTCGCGACGACCGGGGCGGCTACCAGCGCATCGCGCACCACAACCTGCACTTCGGCCGCTCCTGGCGGCAGACCTTCGACGAGGTGGTCAACCGCGGCGAGCTGATGAGCGACCCGTCGATCCTGGTCACCAACCCGAGCCGGACCGATCCCACAGCCGCGCCCGCGGGGCGGCAGACGTACCAGGTGGTGGCCCCGGTGCCGAACCTGCGGACCGCGCCCGTGCGCTGGGACGGCCCGGTGGGACGGCGCTACGCCGGGGAGCTGATGGCCACCCTGGAGGCACGCGGCTACCTGGACTTCGGAGCCGACCTCAAGCTGTCCTACGTGGTGACCCCGGACGACTGGGCGCGGCAGGGCATGGCCTTCGGCACCCCCTTCGCGAGCGCGCACACGCTGCGGCAGAGCGGCCCGCTGCGGCCGGGTAACCTGCATCCAACCCTGAGTAATGTTGTCTTCACAGGGTCCGGCACCCGTCCCGGCGTCGGCGTACCCATGGTGCTGATCTCGGGCCGGGCGGCGGCACGTCGAGTGGTCGGAGCACGCGCATGA
- a CDS encoding IS30 family transposase has protein sequence MAPNRLRAPAQAERAPGASSRYLQEADRLHIADRLRDKASVRAIAAELGRSPSTISREIRRNRHPGNGQYRPYAAQARADGRRPRPKPGKIGENAALRDFIQDHLDKRWSPEQICQALRRRFPARPEMHVVHETIYQALYVQGRGELRRELTRALRTGRARRKPHRQAASRQPRFTHPMVMISERPAEVEDRAVPGHWEGDLIIGKDGGSAIGTLVERSTRYVMLVHLPTGRSAEHMRDALQATVQALPAHLVRSLTWDQGSEMAAHHAFSVATDIPVYFCDPGSPWQRGSNENTNGLLRQYFPKGTDLSVHSRDHLDAVAVELNGRPRKTLGWETPAERLRTLLAA, from the coding sequence ATGGCCCCCAACCGGCTCCGGGCGCCCGCTCAGGCAGAGCGGGCGCCCGGAGCGTCGTCGAGGTATCTGCAGGAGGCTGATCGTCTCCACATCGCCGACCGGCTGCGGGACAAGGCCTCGGTGCGGGCGATAGCCGCAGAGCTCGGCCGCAGCCCGTCCACCATCAGCCGGGAGATCCGCCGTAATCGGCATCCGGGTAACGGCCAGTACCGACCGTATGCCGCTCAGGCCCGGGCCGACGGCCGCCGACCACGCCCCAAGCCCGGCAAGATCGGAGAGAATGCCGCCCTGCGGGACTTCATCCAGGATCACCTGGACAAACGGTGGAGCCCGGAACAGATCTGTCAGGCTCTGCGCAGACGATTCCCCGCGCGGCCGGAGATGCACGTGGTCCACGAGACGATCTACCAGGCCCTCTACGTTCAGGGCCGAGGCGAGCTACGCCGCGAACTCACCCGTGCGCTGCGCACCGGCCGTGCCCGTCGCAAGCCGCACCGGCAGGCGGCCAGCCGCCAGCCACGGTTCACGCACCCCATGGTCATGATCAGCGAGCGGCCGGCCGAGGTCGAGGACCGTGCCGTGCCCGGCCATTGGGAAGGCGATCTGATCATCGGCAAGGACGGCGGTTCGGCCATCGGAACGCTCGTCGAACGCTCCACCCGCTACGTCATGCTCGTCCACCTGCCCACCGGCCGCAGCGCCGAACACATGCGCGACGCCCTCCAGGCGACAGTGCAAGCCCTACCGGCCCACCTGGTCCGCTCCCTCACCTGGGACCAGGGATCCGAAATGGCCGCCCACCACGCCTTCAGCGTGGCCACCGACATTCCGGTCTACTTCTGCGATCCGGGCAGCCCATGGCAGCGCGGCTCGAACGAGAACACCAACGGCCTGCTGCGGCAGTACTTCCCCAAGGGAACCGATCTATCCGTCCACAGCCGTGACCACCTCGACGCCGTCGCCGTCGAACTCAACGGCCGACCACGCAAAACGCTCGGCTGGGAAACCCCAGCCGAGCGCCTGCGTACACTGCTCGCGGCCTAG
- a CDS encoding sialidase family protein, which translates to MPAGARVESDRVAARTVYAFAAGTFYVSTDGGASFTAAATGLPAEGDVRFQAVPGIAGDVWLAGGKTGLAYGMWRSTDGGATFARLRGVDEADNVGFGKAAPGRAYPAVFSSAKVRGVRGVFRSDDAGRRWVRVNDDRHQWAWTGAAITGDPRVHGRVYVGTNGRGIIVGDLH; encoded by the coding sequence GTGCCCGCCGGGGCGCGGGTGGAGTCGGACCGGGTCGCCGCACGCACCGTGTACGCCTTCGCCGCCGGGACGTTCTACGTCAGCACCGACGGCGGGGCCTCCTTCACCGCCGCGGCGACCGGGCTGCCGGCCGAGGGCGACGTGCGCTTCCAGGCCGTGCCGGGCATCGCGGGCGACGTCTGGCTCGCGGGCGGCAAGACCGGCCTCGCGTACGGCATGTGGCGCTCGACCGACGGCGGGGCCACGTTCGCACGGCTGCGGGGCGTGGACGAGGCGGACAACGTGGGCTTCGGCAAGGCTGCCCCCGGCCGCGCCTACCCGGCCGTCTTCTCCAGCGCGAAGGTGCGCGGTGTACGCGGGGTCTTCCGCTCGGACGACGCCGGACGGCGCTGGGTCCGGGTGAACGACGACCGGCACCAGTGGGCCTGGACCGGGGCCGCGATCACCGGCGACCCGCGCGTGCACGGCCGCGTCTACGTCGGCACCAACGGCCGCGGCATCATCGTGGGCGACCTGCACTGA
- the idi gene encoding isopentenyl-diphosphate Delta-isomerase produces MRSREEDLVELVDAAGAPCGKATVAQAHSAPGMRHRAFSVHLLDGTGRLLLQQRAAVKTRFALRWANAACGHPGPGEDLVTAAARRLAEEIGVRGVELTEIGVYAYRAEDPATGRVEDEYDHVLLGILDADTEPPRPDPAEVAALRWVHPADLLSRLAEQPDEFAPWLAGVTGVAVPALGDFS; encoded by the coding sequence ATGAGGTCTCGGGAAGAGGACCTGGTCGAGCTGGTGGACGCGGCCGGCGCCCCCTGCGGCAAGGCCACCGTCGCCCAGGCGCACAGCGCCCCGGGGATGCGGCACCGGGCGTTCTCCGTACACCTGCTGGACGGCACCGGGCGGCTGCTGCTGCAGCAGCGCGCCGCGGTGAAGACCCGGTTCGCGCTGCGCTGGGCCAACGCCGCCTGCGGCCACCCCGGACCGGGCGAGGACCTGGTCACCGCCGCGGCCCGGCGGCTGGCCGAGGAGATCGGCGTACGCGGCGTCGAGCTGACCGAGATCGGCGTGTACGCGTACCGCGCCGAGGACCCGGCGACCGGCCGTGTCGAGGACGAGTACGACCACGTGCTGCTCGGCATCCTGGACGCCGACACCGAGCCGCCGCGCCCGGACCCCGCCGAGGTCGCGGCGCTGCGCTGGGTGCACCCCGCCGACCTGCTGAGCCGCCTGGCCGAACAGCCGGACGAGTTCGCGCCGTGGCTGGCCGGCGTCACCGGCGTCGCGGTGCCCGCGCTCGGCGACTTCTCCTGA